The Spodoptera frugiperda isolate SF20-4 chromosome 9, AGI-APGP_CSIRO_Sfru_2.0, whole genome shotgun sequence genome contains a region encoding:
- the LOC126910990 gene encoding uncharacterized protein LOC126910990, with translation MPRDRKRRSRRTTSTSSSSCTSSSSSSSSASDQRRKKRRRRKDSQTVSQSAVLSSVIPEFDPLVDSVDMWINVVEANSRAFGWSDNMIKYQALQKLRNTAKTWLDALQKNETRWTTWKWKQWRNTLSDTFQVRSDMFRSLKELIDTKPSANQSLYDFYFKQKSKIDRLQLGFRERDVISIIVGSIGDKNISIAAEAGNFRYCDDLASFLHGKIYLPSNEVPSKNALPPKHLSRSLQPGQQNASNKSDVKVEPSVNNNSAPNHTCYRCGEVGHRRNNCTVKDDVRCTFCKKLGHLEAACHAKSKTKVEKNVEVKMISDPKMKQKFYKTVLINNEECTAFFDMGSDCSLITSALANQFKLQPFPLNNSITLVGFTNDFSATVTNAVSANLKVDSVELIITLYIIDVLSGCDILIGRNFTEDKNIMYVRIGETLTFQSVQSLSVCNIEFANNVPREYQSTLNNILSKYPQSFSQDLSSLGKTSCVELDIQLTSNKPIYQRPYRMSESERAITRELIDDLMKNGIIQNSNSAYASPALLVYKASGAKRLCIDYRQLNKITVKEKYPMPMIEDLIDRLQGCKFYTSLDLKSGYHQISIKSEDVHKTAFITSDGHFEFLRMPFGLCNGPAVFQRLMNTVLGNLRFGRVICYMDDILIATKTIEENIICLENVLDLPHWTKTLFEDERVSRIAGCCRTYFDASGYDALKKKRHQMLGGERHGGHFDTPLRTFT, from the exons ATGCCGCGCGATCGCAAACGAAGATCAAGAAGGACGACCTCAACGAGTTCAAGTTCGTGTACCTCCAGCTCGAGCAGCAGTAGCAGTGCCAGTGACCAGAGGCGCAAGAAGCGACGCCGCCGCAAGGATTCGCAAACCGTGAGTCAAAGTGCTGTATTATCGTCAGTGATTCCCGAATTCGACCCACTTGTAGATAGCGTAGATATGTGGATTAATGTGGTTGAGGCAAATTCACGTGCGTTTGGATGGTCCGATAATATGATTAAGTATCAGGCGCTTCAAAAATTACGTAATACCGCAAAAACTTGGCTTGACGCTTTACAAAAAAATGAAACTAGGTGGACCACGTGGAAGTGGAAGCAATGGCGCAATACGTTGTCAGATACGTTTCAAGTGAGAAGTGATATGTTTAGATCTCTTAAAGAACTAATTGATACGAAACCTTCAGCTAATCAGTCGTTATACGatttctattttaaacaaaaatcgaaaatagATCGCTTGCAGTTAGGTTTTCGGGAACGCGATGTAATATCCATAATAGTAGGCTCAATAggcgataaaaatattagtatagcCGCCGAAGCTGGTAATTTTAGGTATTGCGACGATTTGGCCTCATTTCTTCACGGCAAAATTTATTTACCTAGTAATGAAGTCCCTTCTAAGAACGCGTTACCACCAAAACATCTTTCTCGATCGTTACAACCCGGGCAACAAAATGCATCAAATAAATCCGACGTTAAAGTTGAACCTTCTGTGAATAATAACAGTGCGCCAAATCATACTTGCTACCGATGTGGGGAGGTAGGTCATAGAAGGAATAATTGTACCGTCAAAGATGATGTGAGATGTACCTTCTGCAAGAAGTTAGGCCATTTAGAGGCAGCCTGCCACGCAAAGTCGAAGACTAAAGTCGAGAAAAATGTTGAAGTGAAAATGATTTCCGAtccaaaaatgaaacaaaaattttacaaaaccgttttaataaataatgaggaATGTACTGCATTTTTTGATATGGGTAGTGATTGCTCTTTAATTACATCAGCGTTAGCAAACCAATTTAAGTTACAACCTTTTCCTTTGAATAATTCTATTACTTTAGTCGGATTTACTAATGATTTTTCTGCCACGGTAACTAATGCGGTCTCAGCTAATCTTAAAGTCGATTCCGTGGAATTAATTATCACGTTATACATTATTGACGTTCTGTCCGGCTGTGACATTCTGATAGGGAGAAATTTTActgaagataaaaatataatgtatgttcGTATAGGAGAAACCTTAACTTTTCAATCTGTCCAATCATTGAGTGTGTGCAATATTGAGTTTGCTAATAATGTACCCCGTGAGTACCAATCAACGTTAAATAATATACTTTCAAAATACCCTCAATCTTTTTCTCAGGATTTATCAAGTTTAGGAAAAACTTCTTGTGTAGAATTAGATATACAATTAACGTCTAATAAACCTATTTATCAACGGCCGTATAGGATGTCTGAGTCGGAAAGGGCTATTACACGTGAATTGATAGATGATCTTATGAAAAATGGGATTATTCAAAATAGTAATTCTGCTTATGCTAGCCCAGCTCTATTAGTCTACAAAGCATCTGGGGCTAAAAGATTATGCATAGATTATAGGCAGTTAAATAAAATCACGGTTAAAGAAAAATACCCAATGCCTATGATTGAGGACCTCATTGATAGATTGCAGGGGTGTAAATTCTATACTTCTTTGGATCTCAAAAGTGGCTACCATCAAATCAGTATTAAGTCTGAAGACGTGCACAAAACTGCGTTCATTACGAGTGATGGCCATTTCGAATTTTTGAGAATGCCTTTTGGCTTATGTAATGGACCAGCTGTCTTCCAGAGACTAATGAATACAGTTTTGGGCAATCTACGTTTTGGAAGGGTAATATGTTACATGGATGACATTCTTATTGCTACGAAAACTatagaagaaaatataatttgtttagaaaatgttttagat CTTCCACATTGGACCAAAACGCTGTTCGAGGACGAACGCGTGAGCAGGATAGCCGGATGTTGTCGCACTTATTTTGATGCTTCCGGTTATGACGCACTTAAAAAGAAACGTCATCAGATGTTAGGTGGGGAGCGCCATGGCGGCCATTTTGACACACCACTGAGGACGTTCACTTGA